One bacterium genomic window carries:
- a CDS encoding type IV pilus twitching motility protein PilT produces MPGIHQLLKFMVDNKASDLHITPGTPPQLRIDGALRPINVPTLAPPDTKKIAYSLLTDAQKHVFEEDKELDFSFGVKGLSRFRANVFQTRGSVGIAIRTIPFEIMSFDSLGLPKVVEELNKRPKGLVLVTGPTGSGKSTTLAAMVDRINSTRHEHIITIEDPIEFLHPHKSCVVNQREVGADTSTFKRALKSILRQDPDIVLIGEMRDLETIEAALSVAETGHLVFGTLHTNNCVQTINRILDVFPPYQQPQIRAQLSFVLEGVLSQTLIPKKGGGRCLALEVMVPNAAIRNLIREDKVHQIYSIMQVGQTKFGMQTMNQSLLELYLKGTIPVEEVLGRTTNPEEMRQMLTQAGVSIG; encoded by the coding sequence GTGCCCGGCATCCACCAGTTGCTGAAGTTTATGGTGGACAACAAGGCCAGCGACCTGCACATCACCCCCGGAACGCCGCCGCAGCTGCGGATCGACGGCGCGTTAAGGCCTATCAACGTCCCCACCCTGGCGCCCCCGGACACCAAGAAGATCGCCTACAGCCTGCTCACGGATGCCCAGAAACACGTTTTCGAGGAGGACAAGGAACTTGACTTTTCCTTCGGGGTCAAGGGGCTGTCCCGGTTCCGCGCCAACGTTTTCCAGACGAGGGGATCTGTAGGGATCGCCATCCGGACCATCCCCTTCGAGATCATGTCCTTCGATAGCCTGGGTCTGCCCAAGGTGGTTGAAGAGCTCAACAAGCGGCCCAAGGGCCTCGTTCTGGTCACCGGGCCAACGGGAAGCGGCAAGTCCACGACCCTTGCCGCCATGGTCGACAGGATCAACTCCACCCGGCACGAGCACATCATCACCATCGAGGACCCCATCGAGTTCCTTCATCCCCACAAAAGCTGCGTGGTCAACCAGCGGGAGGTCGGGGCCGACACCTCCACCTTCAAGAGGGCCCTCAAGTCGATCCTCCGGCAGGACCCCGACATCGTCCTCATCGGCGAGATGCGGGATCTGGAGACCATCGAAGCGGCCCTTTCCGTGGCCGAGACGGGACACCTGGTGTTCGGCACCCTGCACACGAACAACTGTGTCCAGACCATCAACAGGATCCTGGACGTCTTTCCGCCCTACCAGCAGCCCCAGATCAGGGCCCAGCTGTCCTTCGTGCTGGAGGGAGTCCTGTCCCAGACCCTGATTCCCAAAAAAGGCGGGGGACGCTGTCTTGCACTCGAAGTCATGGTGCCCAACGCGGCCATCAGGAACCTCATCCGCGAAGACAAGGTCCACCAGATCTACTCCATCATGCAGGTGGGGCAGACCAAGTTCGGCATGCAAACCATGAACCAGTCCCTCCTGGAACTCTATCTCAAAGGGACGATCCCCGTGGAAGAGGTTCTGGGGAGGACCACCAACCCTGAAGAGATGCGTCAGATGCTGACGCAGGCCGGGGTCAGTATCGGGTAA